In Flavobacteriales bacterium, a single window of DNA contains:
- the murQ gene encoding N-acetylmuramic acid 6-phosphate etherase, whose translation MGIKTTETPSNHDHLEKMTTNELLSNINREDKTVAESIQKEIPQIEKIVDQITLKLKNGGRLFYLGAGTSGRLGIVDASECPPTFGVPQGLVIALIAGGDTAIRKAVEFAEDDWEEGWKDLLMHEVNEKDVVIGIAASGTTPYVIGALEKCNERNITTGCITCNDESPLAEVASYPISVVVGPEFVTGSTRMKAGTAQKLVLNMITTSVMIKLGKVQGNKMVDMQLSNDKLVDRGTKMIVNEIGVDYATAKDMLLKFGSVRKAIESKQQE comes from the coding sequence ATGGGAATAAAAACAACGGAAACCCCTTCGAACCACGATCATTTAGAAAAAATGACGACGAATGAACTCTTATCTAATATCAATAGAGAAGACAAGACTGTTGCTGAATCCATTCAAAAAGAAATCCCTCAAATTGAAAAAATTGTAGACCAAATAACTCTTAAACTAAAAAATGGTGGTCGCCTATTTTACTTAGGCGCAGGCACCTCCGGACGTTTAGGTATTGTAGACGCTAGTGAATGCCCACCGACATTCGGTGTACCACAAGGTTTAGTTATTGCTCTTATAGCAGGTGGAGATACAGCTATTCGAAAAGCAGTTGAATTCGCGGAAGACGACTGGGAAGAAGGGTGGAAAGATTTACTAATGCATGAAGTAAATGAGAAAGATGTAGTAATTGGAATTGCAGCTTCAGGAACAACTCCTTATGTTATCGGAGCACTTGAAAAATGTAACGAACGCAATATAACTACAGGCTGTATTACGTGTAATGATGAATCCCCTTTAGCCGAAGTAGCATCGTACCCTATTAGTGTTGTGGTTGGACCAGAATTCGTTACTGGTAGTACACGTATGAAAGCTGGTACCGCACAAAAACTAGTTCTAAATATGATTACCACATCGGTGATGATTAAACTCGGAAAAGTTCAAGGAAACAAAATGGTGGACATGCAGCTTAGCAACGACAAACTAGTTGACAGAGGTACCAAGATGATCGTGAACGAAATTGGGGTAGACTATGCAACGGCTAAGGATATGCTCTTAAAGTTTGGCAGTGTTCGAAAAGCTATTGAATCAAAACAACAAGAATGA